Proteins from a genomic interval of Siniperca chuatsi isolate FFG_IHB_CAS linkage group LG10, ASM2008510v1, whole genome shotgun sequence:
- the stat6 gene encoding signal transducer and activator of transcription 6 isoform X3: MSYNLYLTEDLHHREEQMSMGLSATNRPCLIMAQWIHMSQMIQCLSDETVNNLYPPSAFPIEVRHFLAEWIESQRWDDFVLEKVEQESQAQALLDQTISMLQSIAQQNANVVDRMKLMQISRNMAMFQQQPLQFVVMVRDILRKERVLLGTSPQIPNPPQYQQYPSRESSFPNMQDVDHLVLKVLEVQDIRQKMHQLQEELNWERQNYEGLQGPIQQNGLDPAKSEVQKLQNHIQQLEYNVKAMATKRFQLLKECVDCLDQCQSRLISRLKAWRWEQHKATIGHPFDDNLNPLQTWCEQLLGVNGKLRQELMLIGEPIPELQERLGQLLQVLIQSSLVVDKQPPQVIKTQSKFSTTVRYLLGEKVAPGKPVVLKAQIINELQARNLGSVPGDNVGELINNTAILEHNTASKSTCATFRNMSIKKIKRADRKGSESVTEEKFALLFSTEITITGCETPYRIQMISLPVVVIVHGSQDNNALATIIWDCAFSEADRMPFVVPERVPWIMMYSTLNSKFTSEVQTQHNLDHYNQHFLAQKIFDKPDFADDFSNMMVSWAQFNKEVLPGRPFTFWQWFEGVMELTKKHLKTYWSEGLIFGFIGKQHLHLILKDRPNGTFLLRFSDSEIGGITIAYVSAADNGGQKIQNIQPFTKRDLEIRSLGDRIRDINHITHLYPEFPKHEVFKKFYSEPQASPIGGYIPVSLHTKVGTEAGSTTTPTPSMAPLSVRQSVFDDGSAKVFKRHQFQQPFSPQESITQDTMETAPTPVEFSPNPPVVFTEHIPTGNNMDLDLDTFLQTLSH, translated from the exons ATGTCATATAATCTATATTTAACTGAAG atttacatcatCGGGAGGAACAAATGTCCATGGGCCTGAGTGCCACAAACAGG CCCTGTTTGATCATGGCCCAGTGGATACACATGTCCCAGATGATACAGTGCCTGTCTGATGAGACTGTCAACAACCTCTATCCCCCATCGGCTTTCCCCATTGAAGTCAGACATTTTTTAGCTGAATGGATTGAGAGTCAAAGATG gGACGACTTTGTGCTGGAAAAGGTGGAGCAGGAGAGCCAGGCTCAGGCTCTGTTGGACCAAACCATCAGCATGCTGCAATCGATTGCTCAGCAGAATGCCAATGTGGTAGACCGGATGAAGCTGATGCAGATCAGCAGGAACATG GCCATGTTTCAGCAGCAGCCTCTACAGTTTGTAGTGATGGTCAGGGACATCCTCAGGAAGGAGAGGGTTCTGCTTGGCACA TCCCCTCAGATACCCAACCCACCACAGTACCAACAGTACCCGAGTAGAGAGTCTTCATTCCCCAACATGCAGGATGTAGACCACCTGGTTCTGAAGGTGCTTGAGGTCCAGGACATCCGACAAAAGATGCACCAGCTGCAAGAAGAGCTCAACTGGGAGAGGCAGAACTATGAGGGTTTACAAG GGCCGATTCAACAGAACGGACTGGATCCCGCAAAGTCAGAAGTCCAGAAACTCCAGAACCACATCCAGCAGCTAGAGTACAATGTGAAAGCAATGGCCACG AAGCGTTTCCAGCTGCTGAAGGAGTGTGTGGACTGTCTGGACCAGTGTCAGAGCCGGCTGATCAGCAGGCTCAAGGCGTGGAGGTGGGAGCAGCACAAGGCCACCATCGGACATCCCTTTGATGACAACCTCAACCCACTGCAGACATG GTGTGAGCAACTGCTTGGTGTGAACGGGAAGCTCAGACAGGAATTGATGCTGATAGGGGAACCGATCCCAGAGCTCCAGGAAAGGCTAGGACAACTTCTGCAGGTTCTGATTCAAAG CTCTCTTGTAGTGGACAAGCAGCCCCCTCAGGTCATCAAGACGCAGTCAAAGTTTTCCACTACTGTGCGATATCTGCTGGGGGAGAAAGTAGCTCCCGGGAAGCCTGTGGTGCTGAAGGCGCAAATCATTAATGAACTGCAGGCCAGGAACCTTGGCAGTGTACCAGG TGATAATGTCGGGGAACTGATCAACAACACAGCCATCCTAGAACACAACACAGCCAGCAAGAGCACATGTGCCACCTTCAGGAATATG TCCATCAAGAAGATCAAGAGAGCAGACAGAAAGGGATCAGAGTCTGTGACAGAGGAGAAATTTGCTCTCCTGTTCTCGACAGAGATCACCATCACAGGCTGTGAAACTCCCTACAGGATACAG ATGATCTCACTGCCGGTGGTCGTCATTGTCCACGGAAGTCAAGACAACAACGCTCTGGCCACCATCATATGGGACTGTGCTTTTTCTGAAGCA GACAGAATGCCGTTCGTGGTGCCGGAGCGCGTGCCCTGGATAATGATGTACAGCACTCTCAACAGTAAATTCACCTCTGAGGTCCAGACACAGCACAATCTGGACCACTACAACCAGCACTTCTTGGCTCAGAAGATATTCGACAAGCCCGACTTTGCTGACGACTTCAGCAACATGATGGTTTCCTGGGCCCAGTTTAATAAG GAGGTTCTCCCAGGTCGACCGTTCACTTTCTGGCAGTGGTTTGAGGGAGTGATGGAGCTGACCAAGAAGCACCTGAAGACCTACTGGAGTGAAGG GCTGATATTTGGTTTCATTGGGAAGCAGCATCTACACCTGATTCTCAAAGACAGGCCCAACGGGACGTTCTTGCTTCGCTTTAGTGACTCTGAAATCGGAGGCATCACCATTGCATATGTGTCTGCTGCTGACA ATGGGGGACAGAAAATCCAGAACATTCAGCCCTTCACTAAGAGAGATCTTGAGATCCGTAGCCTTGGTGACCGCATCCGGGACATCAACCACATAACACACCTGTATCCTGAATTTCCCAAACATGAAGTCTTCAAAAAATTCTACTCAG AGCCTCAAGCATCACCCATCGGGGGTTATATCCCTGTGTCTCTCCATACTAAAGTTGGCAC ggaagCTGGCTCAACCACAACCCCGACTCCCAGTATGGCACCTCTCTCCGT
- the stat6 gene encoding signal transducer and activator of transcription 6 isoform X2, producing MSDLKILPSADRVSRVSVESYWKLQFLEMTQQLLRLRLVLWKFTKPITLSYSFCFKDLHHREEQMSMGLSATNRPCLIMAQWIHMSQMIQCLSDETVNNLYPPSAFPIEVRHFLAEWIESQRWDDFVLEKVEQESQAQALLDQTISMLQSIAQQNANVVDRMKLMQISRNMAMFQQQPLQFVVMVRDILRKERVLLGTSPQIPNPPQYQQYPSRESSFPNMQDVDHLVLKVLEVQDIRQKMHQLQEELNWERQNYEGLQGPIQQNGLDPAKSEVQKLQNHIQQLEYNVKAMATKRFQLLKECVDCLDQCQSRLISRLKAWRWEQHKATIGHPFDDNLNPLQTWCEQLLGVNGKLRQELMLIGEPIPELQERLGQLLQVLIQSSLVVDKQPPQVIKTQSKFSTTVRYLLGEKVAPGKPVVLKAQIINELQARNLGSVPGDNVGELINNTAILEHNTASKSTCATFRNMSIKKIKRADRKGSESVTEEKFALLFSTEITITGCETPYRIQMISLPVVVIVHGSQDNNALATIIWDCAFSEADRMPFVVPERVPWIMMYSTLNSKFTSEVQTQHNLDHYNQHFLAQKIFDKPDFADDFSNMMVSWAQFNKEVLPGRPFTFWQWFEGVMELTKKHLKTYWSEGLIFGFIGKQHLHLILKDRPNGTFLLRFSDSEIGGITIAYVSAADNGGQKIQNIQPFTKRDLEIRSLGDRIRDINHITHLYPEFPKHEVFKKFYSEPQASPIGGYIPVSLHTKVGTEAGSTTTPTPSMAPLSVHQFQQPFSPQESITQDTMETAPTPVEFSPNPPVVFTEHIPTGNNMDLDLDTFLQTLSH from the exons ATGTCCGACTTGAAGATACTGCCATCTGCAGATAGGGTATCACGTGTCTCAGTAGAGTCTTACTGGAAGTTACAGTTTCTGGAAATGACACAACAGCTACTCCGCCTACGTCTCGTCCTGTGGAAGTTTACCAAGCCCATTACACTCAGCTATAGTTTCTGTTTTAAAG atttacatcatCGGGAGGAACAAATGTCCATGGGCCTGAGTGCCACAAACAGG CCCTGTTTGATCATGGCCCAGTGGATACACATGTCCCAGATGATACAGTGCCTGTCTGATGAGACTGTCAACAACCTCTATCCCCCATCGGCTTTCCCCATTGAAGTCAGACATTTTTTAGCTGAATGGATTGAGAGTCAAAGATG gGACGACTTTGTGCTGGAAAAGGTGGAGCAGGAGAGCCAGGCTCAGGCTCTGTTGGACCAAACCATCAGCATGCTGCAATCGATTGCTCAGCAGAATGCCAATGTGGTAGACCGGATGAAGCTGATGCAGATCAGCAGGAACATG GCCATGTTTCAGCAGCAGCCTCTACAGTTTGTAGTGATGGTCAGGGACATCCTCAGGAAGGAGAGGGTTCTGCTTGGCACA TCCCCTCAGATACCCAACCCACCACAGTACCAACAGTACCCGAGTAGAGAGTCTTCATTCCCCAACATGCAGGATGTAGACCACCTGGTTCTGAAGGTGCTTGAGGTCCAGGACATCCGACAAAAGATGCACCAGCTGCAAGAAGAGCTCAACTGGGAGAGGCAGAACTATGAGGGTTTACAAG GGCCGATTCAACAGAACGGACTGGATCCCGCAAAGTCAGAAGTCCAGAAACTCCAGAACCACATCCAGCAGCTAGAGTACAATGTGAAAGCAATGGCCACG AAGCGTTTCCAGCTGCTGAAGGAGTGTGTGGACTGTCTGGACCAGTGTCAGAGCCGGCTGATCAGCAGGCTCAAGGCGTGGAGGTGGGAGCAGCACAAGGCCACCATCGGACATCCCTTTGATGACAACCTCAACCCACTGCAGACATG GTGTGAGCAACTGCTTGGTGTGAACGGGAAGCTCAGACAGGAATTGATGCTGATAGGGGAACCGATCCCAGAGCTCCAGGAAAGGCTAGGACAACTTCTGCAGGTTCTGATTCAAAG CTCTCTTGTAGTGGACAAGCAGCCCCCTCAGGTCATCAAGACGCAGTCAAAGTTTTCCACTACTGTGCGATATCTGCTGGGGGAGAAAGTAGCTCCCGGGAAGCCTGTGGTGCTGAAGGCGCAAATCATTAATGAACTGCAGGCCAGGAACCTTGGCAGTGTACCAGG TGATAATGTCGGGGAACTGATCAACAACACAGCCATCCTAGAACACAACACAGCCAGCAAGAGCACATGTGCCACCTTCAGGAATATG TCCATCAAGAAGATCAAGAGAGCAGACAGAAAGGGATCAGAGTCTGTGACAGAGGAGAAATTTGCTCTCCTGTTCTCGACAGAGATCACCATCACAGGCTGTGAAACTCCCTACAGGATACAG ATGATCTCACTGCCGGTGGTCGTCATTGTCCACGGAAGTCAAGACAACAACGCTCTGGCCACCATCATATGGGACTGTGCTTTTTCTGAAGCA GACAGAATGCCGTTCGTGGTGCCGGAGCGCGTGCCCTGGATAATGATGTACAGCACTCTCAACAGTAAATTCACCTCTGAGGTCCAGACACAGCACAATCTGGACCACTACAACCAGCACTTCTTGGCTCAGAAGATATTCGACAAGCCCGACTTTGCTGACGACTTCAGCAACATGATGGTTTCCTGGGCCCAGTTTAATAAG GAGGTTCTCCCAGGTCGACCGTTCACTTTCTGGCAGTGGTTTGAGGGAGTGATGGAGCTGACCAAGAAGCACCTGAAGACCTACTGGAGTGAAGG GCTGATATTTGGTTTCATTGGGAAGCAGCATCTACACCTGATTCTCAAAGACAGGCCCAACGGGACGTTCTTGCTTCGCTTTAGTGACTCTGAAATCGGAGGCATCACCATTGCATATGTGTCTGCTGCTGACA ATGGGGGACAGAAAATCCAGAACATTCAGCCCTTCACTAAGAGAGATCTTGAGATCCGTAGCCTTGGTGACCGCATCCGGGACATCAACCACATAACACACCTGTATCCTGAATTTCCCAAACATGAAGTCTTCAAAAAATTCTACTCAG AGCCTCAAGCATCACCCATCGGGGGTTATATCCCTGTGTCTCTCCATACTAAAGTTGGCAC ggaagCTGGCTCAACCACAACCCCGACTCCCAGTATGGCACCTCTCTCCGT
- the stat6 gene encoding signal transducer and activator of transcription 6 isoform X1: MSDLKILPSADRVSRVSVESYWKLQFLEMTQQLLRLRLVLWKFTKPITLSYSFCFKDLHHREEQMSMGLSATNRPCLIMAQWIHMSQMIQCLSDETVNNLYPPSAFPIEVRHFLAEWIESQRWDDFVLEKVEQESQAQALLDQTISMLQSIAQQNANVVDRMKLMQISRNMAMFQQQPLQFVVMVRDILRKERVLLGTSPQIPNPPQYQQYPSRESSFPNMQDVDHLVLKVLEVQDIRQKMHQLQEELNWERQNYEGLQGPIQQNGLDPAKSEVQKLQNHIQQLEYNVKAMATKRFQLLKECVDCLDQCQSRLISRLKAWRWEQHKATIGHPFDDNLNPLQTWCEQLLGVNGKLRQELMLIGEPIPELQERLGQLLQVLIQSSLVVDKQPPQVIKTQSKFSTTVRYLLGEKVAPGKPVVLKAQIINELQARNLGSVPGDNVGELINNTAILEHNTASKSTCATFRNMSIKKIKRADRKGSESVTEEKFALLFSTEITITGCETPYRIQMISLPVVVIVHGSQDNNALATIIWDCAFSEADRMPFVVPERVPWIMMYSTLNSKFTSEVQTQHNLDHYNQHFLAQKIFDKPDFADDFSNMMVSWAQFNKEVLPGRPFTFWQWFEGVMELTKKHLKTYWSEGLIFGFIGKQHLHLILKDRPNGTFLLRFSDSEIGGITIAYVSAADNGGQKIQNIQPFTKRDLEIRSLGDRIRDINHITHLYPEFPKHEVFKKFYSEPQASPIGGYIPVSLHTKVGTEAGSTTTPTPSMAPLSVRQSVFDDGSAKVFKRHQFQQPFSPQESITQDTMETAPTPVEFSPNPPVVFTEHIPTGNNMDLDLDTFLQTLSH, from the exons ATGTCCGACTTGAAGATACTGCCATCTGCAGATAGGGTATCACGTGTCTCAGTAGAGTCTTACTGGAAGTTACAGTTTCTGGAAATGACACAACAGCTACTCCGCCTACGTCTCGTCCTGTGGAAGTTTACCAAGCCCATTACACTCAGCTATAGTTTCTGTTTTAAAG atttacatcatCGGGAGGAACAAATGTCCATGGGCCTGAGTGCCACAAACAGG CCCTGTTTGATCATGGCCCAGTGGATACACATGTCCCAGATGATACAGTGCCTGTCTGATGAGACTGTCAACAACCTCTATCCCCCATCGGCTTTCCCCATTGAAGTCAGACATTTTTTAGCTGAATGGATTGAGAGTCAAAGATG gGACGACTTTGTGCTGGAAAAGGTGGAGCAGGAGAGCCAGGCTCAGGCTCTGTTGGACCAAACCATCAGCATGCTGCAATCGATTGCTCAGCAGAATGCCAATGTGGTAGACCGGATGAAGCTGATGCAGATCAGCAGGAACATG GCCATGTTTCAGCAGCAGCCTCTACAGTTTGTAGTGATGGTCAGGGACATCCTCAGGAAGGAGAGGGTTCTGCTTGGCACA TCCCCTCAGATACCCAACCCACCACAGTACCAACAGTACCCGAGTAGAGAGTCTTCATTCCCCAACATGCAGGATGTAGACCACCTGGTTCTGAAGGTGCTTGAGGTCCAGGACATCCGACAAAAGATGCACCAGCTGCAAGAAGAGCTCAACTGGGAGAGGCAGAACTATGAGGGTTTACAAG GGCCGATTCAACAGAACGGACTGGATCCCGCAAAGTCAGAAGTCCAGAAACTCCAGAACCACATCCAGCAGCTAGAGTACAATGTGAAAGCAATGGCCACG AAGCGTTTCCAGCTGCTGAAGGAGTGTGTGGACTGTCTGGACCAGTGTCAGAGCCGGCTGATCAGCAGGCTCAAGGCGTGGAGGTGGGAGCAGCACAAGGCCACCATCGGACATCCCTTTGATGACAACCTCAACCCACTGCAGACATG GTGTGAGCAACTGCTTGGTGTGAACGGGAAGCTCAGACAGGAATTGATGCTGATAGGGGAACCGATCCCAGAGCTCCAGGAAAGGCTAGGACAACTTCTGCAGGTTCTGATTCAAAG CTCTCTTGTAGTGGACAAGCAGCCCCCTCAGGTCATCAAGACGCAGTCAAAGTTTTCCACTACTGTGCGATATCTGCTGGGGGAGAAAGTAGCTCCCGGGAAGCCTGTGGTGCTGAAGGCGCAAATCATTAATGAACTGCAGGCCAGGAACCTTGGCAGTGTACCAGG TGATAATGTCGGGGAACTGATCAACAACACAGCCATCCTAGAACACAACACAGCCAGCAAGAGCACATGTGCCACCTTCAGGAATATG TCCATCAAGAAGATCAAGAGAGCAGACAGAAAGGGATCAGAGTCTGTGACAGAGGAGAAATTTGCTCTCCTGTTCTCGACAGAGATCACCATCACAGGCTGTGAAACTCCCTACAGGATACAG ATGATCTCACTGCCGGTGGTCGTCATTGTCCACGGAAGTCAAGACAACAACGCTCTGGCCACCATCATATGGGACTGTGCTTTTTCTGAAGCA GACAGAATGCCGTTCGTGGTGCCGGAGCGCGTGCCCTGGATAATGATGTACAGCACTCTCAACAGTAAATTCACCTCTGAGGTCCAGACACAGCACAATCTGGACCACTACAACCAGCACTTCTTGGCTCAGAAGATATTCGACAAGCCCGACTTTGCTGACGACTTCAGCAACATGATGGTTTCCTGGGCCCAGTTTAATAAG GAGGTTCTCCCAGGTCGACCGTTCACTTTCTGGCAGTGGTTTGAGGGAGTGATGGAGCTGACCAAGAAGCACCTGAAGACCTACTGGAGTGAAGG GCTGATATTTGGTTTCATTGGGAAGCAGCATCTACACCTGATTCTCAAAGACAGGCCCAACGGGACGTTCTTGCTTCGCTTTAGTGACTCTGAAATCGGAGGCATCACCATTGCATATGTGTCTGCTGCTGACA ATGGGGGACAGAAAATCCAGAACATTCAGCCCTTCACTAAGAGAGATCTTGAGATCCGTAGCCTTGGTGACCGCATCCGGGACATCAACCACATAACACACCTGTATCCTGAATTTCCCAAACATGAAGTCTTCAAAAAATTCTACTCAG AGCCTCAAGCATCACCCATCGGGGGTTATATCCCTGTGTCTCTCCATACTAAAGTTGGCAC ggaagCTGGCTCAACCACAACCCCGACTCCCAGTATGGCACCTCTCTCCGT
- the stat6 gene encoding signal transducer and activator of transcription 6 isoform X4, whose translation MSYNLYLTEDLHHREEQMSMGLSATNRPCLIMAQWIHMSQMIQCLSDETVNNLYPPSAFPIEVRHFLAEWIESQRWDDFVLEKVEQESQAQALLDQTISMLQSIAQQNANVVDRMKLMQISRNMAMFQQQPLQFVVMVRDILRKERVLLGTSPQIPNPPQYQQYPSRESSFPNMQDVDHLVLKVLEVQDIRQKMHQLQEELNWERQNYEGLQGPIQQNGLDPAKSEVQKLQNHIQQLEYNVKAMATKRFQLLKECVDCLDQCQSRLISRLKAWRWEQHKATIGHPFDDNLNPLQTWCEQLLGVNGKLRQELMLIGEPIPELQERLGQLLQVLIQSSLVVDKQPPQVIKTQSKFSTTVRYLLGEKVAPGKPVVLKAQIINELQARNLGSVPGDNVGELINNTAILEHNTASKSTCATFRNMSIKKIKRADRKGSESVTEEKFALLFSTEITITGCETPYRIQMISLPVVVIVHGSQDNNALATIIWDCAFSEADRMPFVVPERVPWIMMYSTLNSKFTSEVQTQHNLDHYNQHFLAQKIFDKPDFADDFSNMMVSWAQFNKEVLPGRPFTFWQWFEGVMELTKKHLKTYWSEGLIFGFIGKQHLHLILKDRPNGTFLLRFSDSEIGGITIAYVSAADNGGQKIQNIQPFTKRDLEIRSLGDRIRDINHITHLYPEFPKHEVFKKFYSEPQASPIGGYIPVSLHTKVGTEAGSTTTPTPSMAPLSVHQFQQPFSPQESITQDTMETAPTPVEFSPNPPVVFTEHIPTGNNMDLDLDTFLQTLSH comes from the exons ATGTCATATAATCTATATTTAACTGAAG atttacatcatCGGGAGGAACAAATGTCCATGGGCCTGAGTGCCACAAACAGG CCCTGTTTGATCATGGCCCAGTGGATACACATGTCCCAGATGATACAGTGCCTGTCTGATGAGACTGTCAACAACCTCTATCCCCCATCGGCTTTCCCCATTGAAGTCAGACATTTTTTAGCTGAATGGATTGAGAGTCAAAGATG gGACGACTTTGTGCTGGAAAAGGTGGAGCAGGAGAGCCAGGCTCAGGCTCTGTTGGACCAAACCATCAGCATGCTGCAATCGATTGCTCAGCAGAATGCCAATGTGGTAGACCGGATGAAGCTGATGCAGATCAGCAGGAACATG GCCATGTTTCAGCAGCAGCCTCTACAGTTTGTAGTGATGGTCAGGGACATCCTCAGGAAGGAGAGGGTTCTGCTTGGCACA TCCCCTCAGATACCCAACCCACCACAGTACCAACAGTACCCGAGTAGAGAGTCTTCATTCCCCAACATGCAGGATGTAGACCACCTGGTTCTGAAGGTGCTTGAGGTCCAGGACATCCGACAAAAGATGCACCAGCTGCAAGAAGAGCTCAACTGGGAGAGGCAGAACTATGAGGGTTTACAAG GGCCGATTCAACAGAACGGACTGGATCCCGCAAAGTCAGAAGTCCAGAAACTCCAGAACCACATCCAGCAGCTAGAGTACAATGTGAAAGCAATGGCCACG AAGCGTTTCCAGCTGCTGAAGGAGTGTGTGGACTGTCTGGACCAGTGTCAGAGCCGGCTGATCAGCAGGCTCAAGGCGTGGAGGTGGGAGCAGCACAAGGCCACCATCGGACATCCCTTTGATGACAACCTCAACCCACTGCAGACATG GTGTGAGCAACTGCTTGGTGTGAACGGGAAGCTCAGACAGGAATTGATGCTGATAGGGGAACCGATCCCAGAGCTCCAGGAAAGGCTAGGACAACTTCTGCAGGTTCTGATTCAAAG CTCTCTTGTAGTGGACAAGCAGCCCCCTCAGGTCATCAAGACGCAGTCAAAGTTTTCCACTACTGTGCGATATCTGCTGGGGGAGAAAGTAGCTCCCGGGAAGCCTGTGGTGCTGAAGGCGCAAATCATTAATGAACTGCAGGCCAGGAACCTTGGCAGTGTACCAGG TGATAATGTCGGGGAACTGATCAACAACACAGCCATCCTAGAACACAACACAGCCAGCAAGAGCACATGTGCCACCTTCAGGAATATG TCCATCAAGAAGATCAAGAGAGCAGACAGAAAGGGATCAGAGTCTGTGACAGAGGAGAAATTTGCTCTCCTGTTCTCGACAGAGATCACCATCACAGGCTGTGAAACTCCCTACAGGATACAG ATGATCTCACTGCCGGTGGTCGTCATTGTCCACGGAAGTCAAGACAACAACGCTCTGGCCACCATCATATGGGACTGTGCTTTTTCTGAAGCA GACAGAATGCCGTTCGTGGTGCCGGAGCGCGTGCCCTGGATAATGATGTACAGCACTCTCAACAGTAAATTCACCTCTGAGGTCCAGACACAGCACAATCTGGACCACTACAACCAGCACTTCTTGGCTCAGAAGATATTCGACAAGCCCGACTTTGCTGACGACTTCAGCAACATGATGGTTTCCTGGGCCCAGTTTAATAAG GAGGTTCTCCCAGGTCGACCGTTCACTTTCTGGCAGTGGTTTGAGGGAGTGATGGAGCTGACCAAGAAGCACCTGAAGACCTACTGGAGTGAAGG GCTGATATTTGGTTTCATTGGGAAGCAGCATCTACACCTGATTCTCAAAGACAGGCCCAACGGGACGTTCTTGCTTCGCTTTAGTGACTCTGAAATCGGAGGCATCACCATTGCATATGTGTCTGCTGCTGACA ATGGGGGACAGAAAATCCAGAACATTCAGCCCTTCACTAAGAGAGATCTTGAGATCCGTAGCCTTGGTGACCGCATCCGGGACATCAACCACATAACACACCTGTATCCTGAATTTCCCAAACATGAAGTCTTCAAAAAATTCTACTCAG AGCCTCAAGCATCACCCATCGGGGGTTATATCCCTGTGTCTCTCCATACTAAAGTTGGCAC ggaagCTGGCTCAACCACAACCCCGACTCCCAGTATGGCACCTCTCTCCGT